Proteins found in one Dehalococcoidia bacterium genomic segment:
- a CDS encoding M67 family metallopeptidase, which translates to MPLRLPKSYLDEMVAHAKAEAPNECCGIIAGSNGHAARLYRCRNAEESPYRYQVDPNDLFRVYRECEQNGWDFLAIYHSHTFSEAYPSPTDVRLAFWPEAYYVLISLKDPEHPVVRAFRIRDGQVQEEEIEAVEG; encoded by the coding sequence ATGCCGTTGCGCCTGCCCAAGAGCTACCTGGACGAGATGGTAGCCCATGCCAAGGCCGAGGCACCCAACGAGTGCTGTGGCATAATCGCCGGGAGCAACGGCCACGCGGCCCGACTCTACCGCTGTCGCAACGCCGAGGAAAGCCCCTACCGCTACCAGGTAGACCCCAACGACCTCTTCCGCGTGTATCGCGAGTGCGAACAAAACGGCTGGGACTTTCTGGCCATATATCACTCCCACACCTTCAGCGAGGCCTATCCCTCTCCCACCGACGTGCGCCTGGCCTTCTGGCCCGAGGCCTACTATGTCCTCATCTCCCTCAAGGACCCGGAGCACCCGGTGGTCAGGGCCTTTCGCATCCGGGACGGCCAGGTGCAGGAGGAGGAGATAGAGGCGGTGGAGGGCTGA